The following is a genomic window from Nguyenibacter vanlangensis.
TGCGCTGGGTAGGGTCGCCTGTTTCATGTCGTTTCCCTTGTCGCGCGTTCGCGGGCCGGTGGCAATAGGCGGCGGCGTCACCTTTGGGAGAAGATGACGCCTTTCAGAAAGACGGAATTTCGCAAGCGGCGATGGGTGGGGGACATGGAACGATTTCGTTTCGAAACGGACTTGTGTGGGGCATAAATAACGTATACGCCATAAATGGATCGACGCGGACCGGCTGGGGTGTCGCAATGGCTTTGGACCTTTCTTTTGACAGCACGGCCGCCGGCATGGCGGCGGACGGCGCGCAGGCCGATGCGCTGTATCGCCGGCTGACCTGGCGGATCGCGCCCTTTCTGTGCCTGGGGTTTCTCGCGGCCTATGTGGACCGGGTGAATGTCGGCTTCGCCAAGCTGCGCATGGCGGCCGATCTGGGGCTGGGAGAGGCTGCCTATGGCCTGGGCGCCGGGTTGTTCTTCGTCGGGTACGTGCTGTGCGAGGTGCCGAGCAATATCCTGTTGCAGCGGGTGGGCGCGCGGTTCTGGCTGGCGCGGATCATGCTGACCTGGGGCGTGGTGTCGGGAGCGATGTGCCTGGTACACACGCCCATGGCGTTCTATGCGCTGCGGCTGCTGCTGGGCGTTGCCGAGGCCGGGTTCATGCCGGGGGCGCTGCTGTATCTGAGCCAGTGGTTTCCGCCGGAACGCCGGGGGCGGCTGACGGCGCTGTTCATGATCGGGATTCCGCTGTCGAGCGTGCTGGGGGCGCCGCTTTCGGGCTTTATCCTGGCCCATTTCTCGGGGGTGGGCGGCATTGCCGGCTGGCGCTGGCTGTTCGCCGTCGAGTCCCTGCCGCCGGTCCTGCTGGGCCTGTGGGCGCTGTTCGGCCTGCCGGACCGGATCGAAACCGCGGACTGGCTGGACGCGCGGGAAAAGGGCTTTCTGCGGGAGCAGTTGCGCCACGGCCATGACGATCATGCGATCTCGCGCCTGTGGCAGGCTTTTGCCGATCCGCGGGTGTGGCATGTCGGGCTGATCGACGGGGCGATCCTGCTGGGGCTTTATACGGTGGCGTTCTGGTTCCCCACCTTTCTCAAGGGGCGCGGTGTCGCCGATCCGATGACGATCGGGCTGATTACCATGGTGCCGCATCTTTGCGCCGTATTCAGCATGGTCCTGAATGGCTGGCATTCGGACCGGACGGGGGAGCGGCGGCTGCATGTCGTGCTGCCGGTCCTGCTGGGGGCCTTTCTGCTGGGGTGCAGCGTGCTGGCCGACGGCAGCCTGGCGGTGTCGGTCTGCCTGATCGCGCTGGCCAATGCCGCGATCCTGGGGGCCCTGCCGCCCTTCTGGTGCATTCCGGCGAATTTCCTGCGCGGGCCGGCGGCGGCGGCGGGGCTGGCGATTGCCTGTTCCTTCGCCAACCTGGCAGGGTTCTTCGCCACCGGGATCATCGGTTGGACGATCCAGCGGACGCACAGTCCGGACCTGGCGCTGGTGCTGTTCGCCTGCGTGATGGCGGCGGCGGCGCTGAGCCTGTTCCTGATCCCGCGGGAGATCGTCGACCGGGCATAGAGCATTTCATCACGCATCTTCGCCCGTTCAAACGGGTCCGTTCGATCGGGACCTGCTCGGGCGGCGTGGATGCGGGAATGGTTTGTTGCCTTTCAGATATATAGCGTATACACCATTAATGCCCGGCGATGGCGCGGGCGCACGGGAACGGGATGGCGAAAAATGGTTGAATCGGTAAGAATCGGTATCGTCGGGGCAGGGCTGGGCGGCGTGGCCGCGGCGGGCCTGCTGGGGCGGGCCGGTTATGACGTAACCCTGTACGAGCAGGCGCCATCGTTCTCGCGCCTGGGGGCGGGGATCCAGTTCGGGCCGAACGTGATGAAGATCATGCGCCGGCTGGGGCTGGAAGAGCGGATCGAGGCTGTGTCCTGCCATCCGGATTTCTGGTTCAGCCGCAATGGCGCGGACGGCGCCTATCTGTCGCGCATTCCGCTGAATGCGCAGCATGACCGCTATGGCGCGACCTATGTCACCATTCATCGCGGCGACGTGCATGAGATCATGCTCGGCGCGGTCGATCCGGCGGCGATCCGTTTCGGCAAGAAGCTGGTCGATTTCGAGGAGAATGCGTCGGGCGTCGTGCTGTCCTTCGAGGACGGCACCATCGATACGGTCGAGATGCTGATCGGCGCGGACGGGCTGAATTCGCGGGTGCGCGAGACGCTGCTGGGCCCGGAAGATCCGCTGTTTACCGGCTGGATCGGCCATCGGGCCCTTATCCCGGCGGCGCGCCTGTCGGGCCTGGAGGTCGAGCCCTGCGTCAAATGGTGGTCGTCCGACCGGCATATGATGGCGTATTTCCTCGACAGGAACAGGGACGAATTCTATTTCGTCACCGGCGAGCCCGCTGCGGACTGGCCGCGTGGCGTGGCGTGGCAGCCCAGCACGCGCGCGGCGCTGCACGAATCGTTCAAGGGCTATTGCGACACGGTGCAGGCCTATATCGAGGCGGCCGAATCGGTGACCAAATGGCCGCTTTTTACCCGCGATCCGCTGCCGCTGTGGCACAAGGGGCGTGTCGTCCTGCTGGGGGATGCGTGCCATCCGATGAAGCCGCACATGGCGCAGGGCGCCGCCATGGCGATCGAGGACGCGGCGGTGCTGGTGCGCTGCATCACCGAGCTGGGCGTGGGCGACATGGCGGCGACGTTCGAGACCTATCGCCGTCATCGCGTCGAGCGGGCGTCGCGCGTGCAGCAGGTTTCCAATGCCAATACCTGGCTGCGGGCCGATGAGGATCCGTACTGGGTGTACGGCCATGACGTCTACGCCATCGACCTGAACGCCTGACCCGTCGGGACGCGCGCATGGAGCGGAGCATGCAGGAGATCACGGTGAACGGGACGCGGCACGTGGTGCAGGCGGCCGCCGAGACGCCGCTGCTCTATGTGCTGCGCAACGACCTGGGATTGAACGGCCCGAAATACGGGTGCGGCCTGGGGGAATGCGGCGCCTGCACCGTGCTGGTCGACGGCAGGGCGGCGCGGTCGTGCAGCGTGCCGGTCGGGCTGCTGGCCGGGCGCGCGGTCACGACGCTGGAAGGGCTGGTCGCGCCGGACGGAACCCCCGATCCGGTACAGCAGGCCTTCATCGACGCGCAGGCGGCGCAGTGCGGCTATTGCCTCAACGGCATGATCATGACCGTGCGAGCGCTGCTGAACGTCAATCCGGCCCCGGGCGAGGGCGAGATCCGCGAGGCGCTGCGGCATAATCTGTGCCGCTGCGGCACACACGTGGAAATCCTGCAGGCGGCGCGCCGGGCATGTGGGGTGTCGTGCGGCATGCCGTGCGGGGCGTCGCGGTGAGCGCGGCGGCCGACGGCTTCGGCGGGGGGGCGGGCTGGCTAGCGATCGTGCGGCCGCCGCAGCCGCCCGGCGGGCTGGCGGCGCGGGCGGCGCCGGCGGGCGAGGCGCCGGACGAAATGTTCGTCGTCGTGCATGCCGAAGGCCGGGTCACGGGCTATTGCGGGCATGTCGACCTGGGTACCGGCATCCGCACCGCGCTGGCGCAGATCGTCGCCGAGGAACTGGACGTGCCGTTCGGCCATGTCACGATGGTGCTGGGCCACACGGGCAGGACGCCGGACCAGGGGGCGACGATCGCCAGCGAGACCATCCAGGTCAGCGCGATTCCGCTCCGCCGGGCCGCGGCGCATGCGCGGGCCGTCCTGCTGGACCTTGCCGCGCTGCGGCTGAACCGGCCGGTGGCGGACCTGGATCTGCGCGACGGGCGGATCGTCGGCGCGCCGGCCCTGCTGCGGGATGCGCCGCTGACCTATGGCATGCTGCTGGAGGGCCAGGCGCTGCGCGTCCGGCTGGACGAGCAGGTCGCGGTCAAGACGCCCGATCGCTACCGGATCGTGGGGCGGGCGGTGGCGCGGGTGGATATTCCCGACAAGGCCACCGGGCGCGCGGTCTATGTGCATGATGTCCGGGTGCCGGGCATGCTCCATGGACGGGTCGTCCGCCCGCCTTACGGCGGTTTCGATCATGGGGGCTTTGTCGGGCACAGCCTGCGGTCGGTCGATCGCGCATCGGTCGCGCATGTTCCCGGCCTGGTCGATGTCGTCACCATCGGCGATTTCGTCGGCGTGGTGGCCGAGCGCGAGGAAGACGCGGCCGAGGCGGCGCGGGTGCTGACGGTACGCTGGGACGTGCCCGTGCTGCCTGGCC
Proteins encoded in this region:
- a CDS encoding MFS transporter; its protein translation is MALDLSFDSTAAGMAADGAQADALYRRLTWRIAPFLCLGFLAAYVDRVNVGFAKLRMAADLGLGEAAYGLGAGLFFVGYVLCEVPSNILLQRVGARFWLARIMLTWGVVSGAMCLVHTPMAFYALRLLLGVAEAGFMPGALLYLSQWFPPERRGRLTALFMIGIPLSSVLGAPLSGFILAHFSGVGGIAGWRWLFAVESLPPVLLGLWALFGLPDRIETADWLDAREKGFLREQLRHGHDDHAISRLWQAFADPRVWHVGLIDGAILLGLYTVAFWFPTFLKGRGVADPMTIGLITMVPHLCAVFSMVLNGWHSDRTGERRLHVVLPVLLGAFLLGCSVLADGSLAVSVCLIALANAAILGALPPFWCIPANFLRGPAAAAGLAIACSFANLAGFFATGIIGWTIQRTHSPDLALVLFACVMAAAALSLFLIPREIVDRA
- a CDS encoding FAD-dependent monooxygenase, whose amino-acid sequence is MVESVRIGIVGAGLGGVAAAGLLGRAGYDVTLYEQAPSFSRLGAGIQFGPNVMKIMRRLGLEERIEAVSCHPDFWFSRNGADGAYLSRIPLNAQHDRYGATYVTIHRGDVHEIMLGAVDPAAIRFGKKLVDFEENASGVVLSFEDGTIDTVEMLIGADGLNSRVRETLLGPEDPLFTGWIGHRALIPAARLSGLEVEPCVKWWSSDRHMMAYFLDRNRDEFYFVTGEPAADWPRGVAWQPSTRAALHESFKGYCDTVQAYIEAAESVTKWPLFTRDPLPLWHKGRVVLLGDACHPMKPHMAQGAAMAIEDAAVLVRCITELGVGDMAATFETYRRHRVERASRVQQVSNANTWLRADEDPYWVYGHDVYAIDLNA
- a CDS encoding (2Fe-2S)-binding protein, which gives rise to MQEITVNGTRHVVQAAAETPLLYVLRNDLGLNGPKYGCGLGECGACTVLVDGRAARSCSVPVGLLAGRAVTTLEGLVAPDGTPDPVQQAFIDAQAAQCGYCLNGMIMTVRALLNVNPAPGEGEIREALRHNLCRCGTHVEILQAARRACGVSCGMPCGASR